A single genomic interval of Daucus carota subsp. sativus chromosome 1, DH1 v3.0, whole genome shotgun sequence harbors:
- the LOC108221892 gene encoding uncharacterized protein LOC108221892 yields the protein MASGSRFSFADMQNPLFLHPSDGPTSINVSKLQGATDYRSWRRSMEIQLSSKRKLGFVTGSEERSMTDATDAVQWDTCNNMVISWLHNNLSESIKKSILFVNSAYEVWKLLEKRFQVSNGSRKYKLNRELFNLKQNGSTLVEYFTALSSIWEEIDDMNALPVFVNLTDEIRAFTKALDVQKQESKLFQFLNGLDDAYNAQRSQILMMSPLPTVEIATSMIQQEESQRDILKQSQGPEIAVMYSKSNVNADKICSECGGKGHIRESC from the coding sequence ATGGCGTCTGGGAGTAGATTTTCGTTTGCTGATATGCAAAATCCTCTGTTTTTGCATCCGAGTGATGGACCGACTTCGATAAATGTGTCCAAACTCCAAGGAGCAACAGATTACAGGTCGTGGAGGCGATCTATGGAAATTCAGCTATCATCGAAGCGTAAGCTCGGTTTTGTGACTGGATCTGAAGAACGAAGCATGACTGATGCTACTGATGCAGTGCAGTGGGATACCTGCAATAATATGGTGATTTCGTGGCTGCATAACAATTTATCAGAATCAATCAAGAAAAGTATTCTGTTTGTGAACTCTGCGTATGAGGTATGGAAATTGTTAGAAAAACGTTTTCAAGTTTCCAATGGTTCTCGCAAGTACAAACTTAATAGAGAATTGTTTAATCTCAAACAAAATGGATCCACACTAGTTGAGTATTTTACTGCTTTAAGCTCGATTTGGGAGGAAATTGATGATATGAATGCTTTACCTGTGTTCGTAAATCTAACTGATGAAATTAGGGCTTTTACTAAAGCACTAGATGTTCAGAAACAAGAATCGAAACTGTTTCAATTCTTGAATGGACTGGATGATGCTTATAATGCTCAACGTAGTCAAATTCTGATGATGAGTCCTTTACCGACTGTTGAGATTGCAACATCTATGATTCAACAAGAAGAATCACAGAGAGATATTCTCAAGCAGTCTCAAGGACCAGAAATAGCTGTTATGTACAGTAAATCGAATGTTAATGCTGATAAGATTTGTTCTGAATGTGGTGGAAAAGGTCACATTAGAGAATCATGTTAG
- the LOC108195354 gene encoding late embryogenesis abundant protein D-29 → MQRPTMGLRKYGAFMMVMVLVALAVSSCCGATSGDVWGHDKAEEAKVKSEEAVGDAKEATESWTGWAMDKISENLGLKTEEAADAAKKAKDKATRTASDAGEYGYEKTGEVKNSAAEKVAQGKDKAYGTAEETKRMASEKAEQAYDSTGKAKDSAYKTAEEAKKVAAEKGEQASHLTGKAKDKAYETAEQAKQEALEKGKEAYEMTDKAKDKAYDLTGKAKDKAAEKGNEAYEMASNAKHTAYDLTGKAKDKATEKGNEAYDITGKARDKAYDVTGKAKDEAAEKGNEAYDIAGKAKDKSSDLTGKAKEKAAEKANEASDITGKAKDKAYEAAENAKKKAEEKGNEAYEMSGKAKDKAYETAESAKKKANEAYNTVGEKAEQAKEATEGNLEWAKEKAKEGYEAVKSKAKETLAPNIERAKSNVKRGEEL, encoded by the exons ATGCAGAGGCCTACGATGGGTTTAAGAAAATATGGTGCGTTTATGATGGTTATGGTGCTGGTGGCTTTGGCTGTCAGCTCATGTTGTGGAGCCACCAGTGGAGATGTGTGGGGACATGACAAGGCTGAAGAAGCCAAGGTAAAGAGTGAAGAAGCTGTTGGTGATGCCAAGGAGGCTACAGAGTCATGGACAGGTTGGGCCATGGACAAAATATCTGAGAATTTGGGTCTTAAAACGGAAGAGGCTGCTGATGCTGCCAAGAAGGCCAAAGATAAAGCCACTCGTACTGCTTCTG ATGCAGGAGAGTATGGGTATGAGAAAACAGGGGAGGTAAAGAATTCAGCTGCAGAGAAGGTTGCCCAAGGGAAGGACAAAGCATATGGCACAGCCGAGGAGACGAAACGAATGGCGAGCGAGAAGGCTGAGCAAGCATACGACTCCACTGGGAAGGCCAAGGACAGTGCTTACAAAACCGCAGAGGAAGCGAAGAAGGTGGCTGCGGAGAAAGGAGAGCAGGCCTCTCACTTGACAGGCAAGGCCAAGGACAAGGCGTACGAGACTGCGGAGCAGGCCAAGCAGGAGGCCTTGGAAAAAGGGAAGGAGGCCTATGAGATGACGGATAAGGCCAAAGACAAGGCCTATGACTTGACAGGGAAGGCGAAAGACAAGGCAGCTGAGAAGGGGAACGAGGCCTATGAGATGGCGAGTAACGCGAAACACACCGCCTATGACTTAACAGGGAAGGCGAAAGACAAAGCAACTGAGAAGGGGAACGAGGCCTATGACATAACAGGGAAGGCGAGAGACAAGGCCTATGACGTGACCGGGAAGGCGAAAGATGAGGCAGCCGAGAAAGGGAACGAGGCTTATGACATTGCAGGGAAGGCGAAAGACAAGTCCTCCGACTTGACCGGGAAAGCGAAGGAGAAGGCAGCCGAGAAAGCAAACGAGGCCTCCGACATAACAGGGAAGGCGAAAGACAAGGCCTATGAGGCCGCAGAGAATGCGAAGAAGAAAGCAGAGGAAAAAGGAAACGAGGCCTATGAAATGAGCGGGAAGGCGAAAGACAAGGCTTATGAGACCGCAGAGAGTGCGAAGAAGAAGGCGAACGAGGCGTATAACACGGTTGGGGAGAAGGCAGAGCAAGCCAAGGAGGCGACAGAAGGGAATTTGGAATGGGCTAAGGAGAAAGCAAAGGAGGGGTATGAAGCTGTGAAGAGCAAAGCTAAGGAGACGCTTGCACCAAATATTGAACGTGCTAAGAGCAATGTCAAGCGTGGGGAGGAACTTTGA